DNA from SAR324 cluster bacterium:
GGCTTCAACTCTTCTGCAGAAATCGTGGTTAGCTCACTGGCGTTCACTCAAACCTCCCATAGTGGTAACGCTCCTCGACATCGTTGAGTTCGAGCAGAGGTTGCTGCTTATCCATAGGATAGTCTTTGCGCAAGGGATATCCCTGAAACTGTTCATACATCAAGATGCGGGTTAGATTGGGGTGTTCCTCAAAGTGAATGCCGTACATGTCGTAGCATTCTCGTTCGTACCAGTTGACTGCATCCCAGAGCATGTGAATTGAAGGAATCTGGCAATCGTCTTCAGGTACAGGACACTTCAGGCGAATTCGGCGGTCCTTGCTGAGCGAGCGTAGATGGTAGACGACTTCAAAGCGCGCGGTTTGCTGTAGATTGGTTTCTAACAGCAAGTAGTCAACGGCGGTCAAGTCAACCATCATCTCAAATTGGCAATCTGGATGATTTCGTAGTAGTCGGCAGACCGGTTGGATAAACTCACGTTTTAATACGATGGTCTCGTCGCCACGATGCCGATGGGTGCTCAAAATCGCTGCAGGATACTCCTGCTGAACCAGATTGATGACCACACTGGTTTCAACGGGTTCTGAAACCTCAATGCTCTCTGTGTTTTCTGAACTTTCCTCAGGCATAGCCTTCAACCTGTTTTGAGATTGTCCTTGTCGCGGCGACCTTTCGGTGTGTCGTAGCCCAGTGAAGCGTTGGTATTGATGTGGTCTTTGGAGTAGCTATAGCCCGGCTTAGCTGCGCGATTACTCTTTGGATTCTGAACATTTTCAACCACTTCTTTTTCAGGAATTTCAAGG
Protein-coding regions in this window:
- a CDS encoding NADH-quinone oxidoreductase subunit C is translated as MPEESSENTESIEVSEPVETSVVINLVQQEYPAAILSTHRHRGDETIVLKREFIQPVCRLLRNHPDCQFEMMVDLTAVDYLLLETNLQQTARFEVVYHLRSLSKDRRIRLKCPVPEDDCQIPSIHMLWDAVNWYERECYDMYGIHFEEHPNLTRILMYEQFQGYPLRKDYPMDKQQPLLELNDVEERYHYGRFE